GGAAGATATATGAATGCCTTAGGTTTATTTTGCAATGTCAGAAAAAGAAAAAAACTAAAAGAATCAAAGAACACATCTATCATAAAAGAAAACATTGTTAATAGAGATTATAATGATGTATATAACAGAAATATATACGCTACTGATGTAACATATCTTCCAGCGACAAAAGATGCAATAAACAATAATGTTTATCTTTCAGTAGTAATTAAACATAAAACTAAAGAAATAATTAGTTTTTCTCTTTCCAAATTAATGATTCAAATTAATTTACAAAACATTTGAAAATGTTGATTTTGAAAAAAGTTTTATACTACATTCAGATCATTGCTCAACTTATACATCTGATGATTTTTCTCGTTTTATTCAAAATAAAGGTGGAATAATTTCGCTTTCAAAAGTAGGAAATAGTTTAGATAATAGAGTTGTGGAATATTGATTTTCAAATTTAAAAACTGAATTAATTAGAGATTTAAATATCAAAGCTATGACTTTGAATGAACTAGAAAAGTGATATCTAATTATGTTCATTGATACAATAAATTTAGAATTCAATCATGTCTGAATTGAAAAACCCCATACGAATATAGTATGGGGCTATCCAATTTAATAAATTGTTAATTTTTTCTGTCCTAGTTTAGATAGTGCAAAATTTATTAATGACTCATTTTCTTTATTTTTGTAATTAACGCCTCTTTTTTAATTTCCATCTGTTCTAAATCTCGATTAGATTCTAGTTCATTTTGGAAATTTTGTTTTTCTAAATCACTGATATAAGTTAATCCATTAACTTCATTTTGAAGTTGTTTTTTACGAGCTTCATAACTTTCAAAATTTCTTTGCATTTCTTGTACTAATTATTAATTTTGATAATTAAATTATTTAGTTCAGCATAATTCCAAGTTGACTTATTGGCTTTTAATTGATTAGTTCAGTTAGTAAATTTGTTTTTTGAATGTTAGAAGCAAAATTATAGTAATTTGAACTTAGTACTTGATTATAGTT
This sequence is a window from Mycoplasmopsis gallopavonis. Protein-coding genes within it:
- a CDS encoding IS3 family transposase; translated protein: MISNYVHWYNKFRIQSCLNWKTPYEYSMGLSNLINC
- a CDS encoding transposase, with the translated sequence MASYKLAILLYLCRQTISKHKRNNFAPKNKSRKIKYQDLIIDSFKQNRSKYGRQKLKYFILKHYKIDINERTLGRYMNALGLFCNVRKRKKLKESKNTSIIKENIVNRDYNDVYNRNIYATDVTYLPATKDAINNNVYLSVVIKHKTKEIISFSLSKLMIQINLQNIWKCWFWKKFYTTFRSLLNLYIWWFFSFYSK